A region from the Chitinivibrionales bacterium genome encodes:
- a CDS encoding acetyl-CoA carboxylase carboxyltransferase subunit alpha, which yields MSDYFDFEKSIAEMEKMIEKLKSISPDKNHYSEEIAELEKKCIAQKEELYGNLTPWQTVQLARHPKRPVLQDYIQLIFTDFIELHGDRGFGDDQALIGGFATIGKRRVMLIGHNKGKNVEENIQRNFGQARPEGYRKALRLMKLAQKFRLPIVSFVDTQGAYPGMDAEERGQPEAIAENLTEMARLEVPIVVVVTGEGGSGGALGIGVGDSVLMLSHAWYSVISPEGCASILWRDASFSPQAAEALKPTAQSLLKLGVIDEIIPEPLGGAHRNHDQTAQEIKHVLLKHLKKLTAQSPSRIVRHRFEKYSRMGLFTK from the coding sequence ATGAGCGATTATTTTGATTTTGAAAAATCCATTGCGGAGATGGAGAAGATGATCGAGAAGCTCAAGTCCATCTCTCCTGATAAAAACCATTACAGCGAGGAGATCGCCGAGCTCGAAAAAAAGTGCATCGCTCAGAAAGAGGAGCTCTACGGCAATCTCACGCCGTGGCAGACCGTGCAGCTCGCACGGCATCCCAAGCGCCCCGTGCTCCAGGATTACATCCAGCTTATTTTCACCGATTTCATTGAGCTGCACGGGGACCGGGGCTTCGGCGACGACCAGGCCCTTATCGGCGGGTTTGCGACCATCGGCAAACGCCGGGTGATGCTCATCGGCCACAACAAGGGAAAAAACGTCGAGGAGAACATACAGCGCAACTTCGGCCAGGCGCGTCCCGAAGGCTACCGCAAAGCGCTGCGCCTCATGAAGCTGGCACAGAAGTTCAGGCTGCCCATCGTGAGCTTCGTCGACACGCAGGGCGCATATCCGGGCATGGACGCGGAGGAGCGCGGACAGCCCGAGGCCATTGCCGAGAACCTCACCGAAATGGCGCGGCTCGAGGTGCCGATCGTGGTGGTGGTCACCGGCGAGGGCGGCAGCGGCGGCGCGCTCGGCATCGGCGTAGGGGATTCGGTGCTCATGCTGTCGCACGCGTGGTATTCCGTGATTTCCCCGGAGGGCTGCGCGTCCATCTTGTGGCGTGATGCGTCGTTCTCGCCGCAGGCGGCCGAGGCGCTCAAGCCCACGGCCCAGTCGCTCTTGAAGCTGGGCGTCATCGATGAAATCATACCCGAGCCCCTGGGCGGGGCGCACCGGAATCATGACCAGACCGCCCAGGAAATAAAACACGTTCTCCTCAAACACCTCAAAAAACTCACGGCACAGTCGCCGTCGAGGATCGTTCGCCACCGGTTCGAGAAATATTCTCGCATGGGACTGTTTACAAAGTAA
- a CDS encoding pyruvate carboxylase subunit B: MANTKKQSKENKLHKIPLRITDTTLRDAHQSLWATRMRTEDIVKIVDVIDGVGYYSLECWGGATFDVCLRFLRENPWERLRLIKSKAKKTPLQMLLRGQNLVGYRNYADDVVERFVALACENGMDIFRVFDALNDTRNIEAAIRAVKKHGGHAQGTLAYTISPVHTIEKFVKYAKEQVEVGIDSLCIKDMAGILSPISAERLVSALIKAVDVPIQLHCHASSGMAAPTYVEGVRAGAGAIDCAIAAMAGTSSQPPVETMVAIFAETDYHADLDRDAMLKVHRYFAELYPQRCLDGSLQFCIDPQILIHQIPGGMISNFRSQLSQQNALDKLELALTEVTKVREDLGWPPLVTPTSQIVGTQAVMNVLSGERYKIVPNEVKDYFRGMYGRPPAKVNAELAKKILGDEKPVTGRPGDTIAPMLPKATEGVDPKYIKHEEDIISYCLLPEPSLAYFKWRDLPADQRPETPADIELKKIKAASAKAAEPAQKKEEGPTLDQILHPEDYRGLSELLGKAGGMQLEELTVRKGDFTLSLRSDTTKIPVIPKSAAPAPKPAEAKKEEKPAPKPGPAPAAPKEEKPVPATPAPALSIKAPLVGTFYSTGGPGKPRLVNPGDVVEAGAKVCIVEAMKLFNEIVAPVKCRIVKFLVEDGTTVEKDRPLIEIEEIK; this comes from the coding sequence ATGGCGAATACGAAAAAGCAATCCAAAGAAAACAAACTGCATAAAATCCCGCTGCGCATCACCGACACCACGCTGCGCGACGCGCACCAGTCGCTGTGGGCCACGCGCATGCGCACCGAGGACATTGTCAAGATCGTCGACGTGATCGACGGCGTGGGCTACTACTCGCTTGAATGCTGGGGCGGCGCCACCTTTGACGTGTGCCTGCGCTTTTTACGGGAAAATCCGTGGGAGCGGTTGCGCCTCATCAAGTCAAAGGCGAAGAAGACGCCGCTGCAGATGCTGCTGCGCGGGCAGAACCTCGTGGGGTACCGCAACTACGCCGACGACGTGGTGGAGCGCTTCGTGGCGCTGGCGTGCGAAAACGGCATGGACATTTTCCGCGTGTTCGATGCGCTCAACGACACGCGCAACATCGAGGCGGCGATACGGGCGGTCAAGAAGCACGGCGGCCACGCGCAGGGTACCCTCGCATACACCATCAGCCCCGTGCACACTATAGAAAAATTCGTGAAGTACGCCAAGGAGCAGGTGGAGGTCGGCATCGACTCGCTGTGCATCAAGGACATGGCGGGTATTCTCTCGCCCATTTCTGCCGAACGTCTCGTGAGCGCGCTCATCAAGGCCGTCGATGTGCCCATCCAGCTTCATTGCCATGCGTCAAGCGGCATGGCCGCGCCCACCTACGTGGAGGGCGTGCGCGCGGGCGCCGGCGCCATCGACTGCGCCATCGCGGCCATGGCCGGCACCAGCAGCCAGCCGCCGGTGGAGACCATGGTGGCCATTTTCGCCGAGACCGATTACCACGCCGACCTCGACCGCGACGCGATGCTCAAGGTGCACCGGTATTTTGCCGAGCTCTACCCGCAGCGGTGTCTCGACGGGTCGCTGCAGTTTTGCATCGACCCGCAGATCCTCATCCACCAGATCCCGGGCGGCATGATCTCCAACTTCCGCTCGCAGCTGTCGCAGCAGAATGCGCTTGACAAGCTGGAACTCGCGCTCACCGAGGTCACCAAGGTGCGCGAGGACCTTGGCTGGCCGCCGCTGGTGACGCCCACGAGCCAGATCGTGGGAACGCAGGCCGTGATGAACGTGCTTTCGGGCGAGCGCTACAAGATCGTTCCCAACGAGGTGAAGGACTATTTCCGCGGCATGTACGGCAGGCCGCCGGCAAAGGTCAACGCGGAGCTGGCGAAGAAGATCCTCGGCGACGAAAAGCCGGTGACCGGCCGGCCGGGCGACACCATTGCGCCCATGCTCCCGAAAGCCACCGAAGGGGTCGATCCGAAATACATCAAGCACGAAGAAGACATCATTTCGTACTGCCTGCTGCCCGAACCGAGCCTTGCGTATTTCAAGTGGCGTGACCTTCCCGCCGATCAGCGGCCCGAAACGCCGGCCGACATCGAACTGAAAAAGATCAAGGCCGCCTCAGCTAAGGCGGCGGAGCCTGCGCAGAAAAAAGAGGAAGGCCCCACGCTCGACCAGATCCTGCACCCGGAGGATTACCGCGGCCTGAGCGAACTCCTGGGCAAGGCCGGCGGCATGCAGCTCGAGGAGTTGACAGTTCGGAAAGGCGACTTCACGCTTTCACTGCGGTCCGACACCACCAAGATACCGGTGATCCCGAAATCCGCGGCGCCGGCCCCAAAGCCGGCAGAGGCGAAAAAGGAAGAAAAGCCCGCGCCTAAACCAGGTCCCGCTCCGGCCGCCCCGAAGGAAGAAAAACCCGTTCCTGCCACGCCGGCGCCGGCACTGTCCATCAAGGCGCCGCTCGTGGGCACCTTCTATTCAACCGGCGGCCCGGGCAAGCCCAGGCTGGTGAACCCGGGCGACGTGGTGGAGGCCGGCGCGAAGGTCTGCATCGTGGAGGCAATGAAGCTGTTCAACGAAATAGTAGCTCCTGTCAAGTGCAGGATCGTGAAGTTCCTCGTTGAGGACGGCACCACGGTGGAAAAAGACCGCCCGCTGATTGAGATTGAAGAGATTAAGTAG
- a CDS encoding HDOD domain-containing protein has translation MKKELQSKIGQITNLPTLPVIVSRVMQIINNPASSTSDVAFIVGQDLALSAKILRLANSAFYGMPSAITSINNAVSILGLKVINTIVLNLTVFDLFPHEKKSSLFDRTAFWRHSTSCALICRFLTERLRKFVLFDAEEAFCAGLLHDIGKVVMEQYLHEDFHKALKRAKQKKLPLYEAEKETLGYAHTDVAQWLLSGWQLPLPLSQPLVYHHDPQHAKECADIVALCHYADWLCYEFKLTIGEDFAAPPLNKAAVEPLEIRPDDIEALKAKLSTELERVDVFCDIAVG, from the coding sequence GTGAAAAAAGAACTTCAAAGCAAAATCGGCCAGATCACCAACCTTCCCACGCTGCCGGTCATCGTCTCCCGCGTCATGCAGATCATCAACAACCCCGCGAGCTCCACGAGCGACGTGGCCTTCATAGTGGGCCAGGACCTTGCGCTTTCGGCGAAGATCCTGCGCCTGGCCAACAGCGCCTTTTACGGCATGCCCAGCGCGATCACGAGCATCAACAACGCGGTGTCGATCCTCGGGCTCAAGGTGATCAACACCATCGTGCTGAACCTCACCGTGTTCGACCTGTTCCCGCATGAGAAAAAATCGTCGCTGTTCGACCGGACGGCGTTCTGGCGCCACTCCACCAGCTGCGCGCTCATCTGCCGTTTTCTCACGGAACGGCTGCGCAAGTTCGTGCTGTTCGACGCCGAGGAGGCGTTTTGCGCCGGGCTTCTGCACGACATCGGCAAGGTGGTGATGGAGCAGTACCTGCACGAGGACTTCCACAAGGCGCTGAAGCGCGCCAAGCAGAAGAAGCTGCCGCTTTACGAAGCGGAAAAAGAGACGCTCGGCTACGCACACACCGACGTGGCGCAATGGCTGCTTTCCGGGTGGCAATTGCCCCTCCCGCTCTCGCAGCCGCTCGTTTACCACCACGACCCGCAGCACGCGAAGGAGTGCGCCGACATCGTGGCGCTGTGCCACTATGCGGATTGGCTCTGCTACGAGTTCAAGCTGACCATCGGCGAGGATTTTGCGGCTCCCCCGCTGAACAAGGCCGCCGTCGAGCCGCTGGAGATACGTCCCGACGACATCGAGGCCCTGAAGGCAAAGCTTTCAACGGAGCTTGAGCGGGTGGACGTGTTCTGCGATATTGCAGTGGGATAA
- a CDS encoding OmpA family protein: MKKSVTGTVVFAAVLFLSGLGIAQEPCEPIVNRHGQEGLEYTESAKTLGMGRLVFSAFGDMSLDNSFIRFVNLDPVNHLTPNAAQYDIMPALGFGLAPILDFSAALPLYIDNMSKYDSLWPGTKSFGGPQGGFGDLELQLKLQLPPHNGPRVFDMAYLAGVSLPTGDRSHGYFPRHTYYLLKDTATVTQSGDSAQVLSSCYSSGITELQLKLLFTFSCWEHGDVVPLLLHVNLGARILAARGFDQALLFNLAAEYRPAAWISLYTEASAEPRLSSITQGFKIGNDPLRISPGLTIHMPEGLFVSLGADWGLSSHDPLTYEDQSAFIAARLQPDWKLSGSIGWCGFLYKAERGAKKAKPPKGFDSDNDGIPDSLDKCPMVPEDKDGFEDEDGCPDYDNDKDRIPDSLDKCPNEPEDYDGFEDQDGCPDYDNDKDGIPDSVDRCPGMPEDKDGFEDQDGCPDYDNDLDGIPDSLDKCPNEPGPADNQGCPKPTQEAPKTKEIKRGRLILRGVEFKAGTTDLTAESYQKLDEVFESLKAFPQVNIEVCGFTDNAGNAAANRKLSLRRAETVRAYLILRGIDPSRINAVGKGGEEPVTDNGTPEGRAFNRRIEIKRIN; this comes from the coding sequence ATGAAAAAAAGCGTTACAGGGACGGTTGTTTTTGCTGCGGTGCTGTTTTTGTCGGGCCTTGGGATTGCGCAGGAGCCCTGTGAGCCGATTGTCAACCGCCACGGCCAGGAAGGGCTCGAATACACCGAATCCGCGAAGACGCTCGGCATGGGCAGGCTGGTTTTTTCCGCGTTCGGGGACATGAGCCTCGACAATTCGTTTATCCGGTTTGTCAACCTTGACCCCGTCAATCACCTGACGCCCAACGCGGCCCAGTACGACATCATGCCGGCGCTGGGGTTCGGTCTTGCCCCCATCCTCGATTTTTCCGCCGCGCTCCCGCTGTACATCGACAACATGTCCAAATACGATTCCCTTTGGCCCGGCACCAAAAGCTTCGGCGGGCCGCAGGGCGGGTTTGGCGATCTGGAACTGCAGCTGAAACTGCAGCTGCCGCCGCACAACGGGCCGCGGGTTTTCGACATGGCGTACCTGGCGGGCGTGAGCCTCCCCACGGGCGACCGGTCGCACGGATATTTTCCGCGCCATACATATTACCTGCTTAAGGACACCGCTACGGTGACCCAAAGCGGCGACTCCGCCCAGGTGCTCTCGTCCTGCTATTCGTCGGGCATCACGGAGCTGCAGCTCAAGCTGCTGTTCACCTTCAGCTGCTGGGAGCACGGCGACGTGGTCCCGCTTTTACTGCATGTCAATCTCGGCGCCCGCATCCTCGCGGCGCGCGGGTTCGACCAGGCGCTTTTGTTCAACCTAGCGGCCGAATACCGGCCGGCCGCCTGGATCTCCCTCTATACGGAGGCCAGCGCCGAACCGCGGCTCAGCAGCATCACACAGGGGTTCAAGATCGGCAACGACCCGCTCCGGATTTCACCCGGCCTCACGATCCACATGCCGGAGGGCCTGTTCGTTTCCCTGGGCGCCGACTGGGGGCTGTCGTCGCATGATCCGCTCACCTACGAGGACCAAAGCGCGTTTATCGCCGCGCGCCTGCAGCCCGACTGGAAGCTGTCGGGCTCCATCGGCTGGTGCGGGTTCCTCTACAAAGCCGAACGAGGGGCAAAGAAGGCGAAGCCGCCGAAGGGGTTCGACAGCGACAACGACGGCATTCCCGATTCCCTTGACAAATGCCCCATGGTTCCCGAGGACAAGGACGGCTTCGAGGACGAGGACGGCTGCCCCGATTACGACAACGACAAGGACCGCATCCCGGATTCGCTTGACAAATGCCCCAACGAACCCGAGGACTACGACGGGTTCGAGGACCAGGACGGCTGCCCGGACTACGACAACGACAAAGACGGCATCCCGGACTCGGTCGACCGGTGCCCGGGCATGCCCGAGGACAAGGACGGGTTCGAGGACCAGGACGGCTGCCCGGACTACGACAACGATCTCGACGGCATCCCGGACAGCCTTGACAAATGCCCCAACGAGCCCGGCCCCGCCGACAATCAGGGGTGTCCCAAGCCCACGCAGGAAGCGCCGAAGACCAAGGAAATCAAGCGCGGCAGGCTCATCCTCAGGGGCGTCGAGTTCAAGGCCGGCACCACCGACCTTACGGCGGAATCGTACCAGAAGCTCGACGAAGTGTTTGAATCACTCAAGGCGTTCCCGCAGGTGAACATCGAGGTGTGCGGGTTCACCGACAACGCCGGCAACGCGGCGGCGAACCGGAAACTTTCGCTCCGCAGGGCCGAAACGGTGCGCGCATACCTTATCCTGCGCGGCATCGACCCGTCGCGCATCAACGCCGTGGGAAAGGGCGGCGAGGAACCGGTCACCGACAACGGCACACCCGAGGGTCGCGCGTTCAACCGCCGCATCGAGATAAAACGGATCAATTAA
- a CDS encoding OmpA family protein produces MDLARGTRAALLCVCIVAGAVLAEVNTGGELGVVRTQSAKTLGKGRLDAGVGVEFQQSSDYVKGPTWDLGVIRPDDSSIANVIHDPAKLISADFFLAVGILDFWDLALSLPVYYDWSGFAPANPSDAGLGDLEISAKFMLPPVAFDKVFYSAVLLSVTAPTGMKGNGLFPRHLYYFPDTAVNPAKNLYSLEYATVKPMLLFTFDLAKVAPVQIHLNMGGVLTEVNRQNTVIGALALEYAPKEFITLFAELWAESRWTNLSSNYDIRKDPVWVTPGLKISAPNGMYFYLAGDISLSSKQDSYRSNWDKKGYTYSTGIQPDYGVQFSIGWNGFLVTQDRDHDGVPDNVDRCPDDSGPASNYGCPDPDQDKDGICDPWVAEKHKESKYAAVCKGSDKCPDKPEDIDGFQDDDGCPDPDNDGDGIPDVKDQCPNQPEDFDGFEDLDGCPDYDNDRDGIPDSVDKCPNDPEDIDGFEDKDGCPDLDNDHDGIPDLMDKCPNEPGPASNNGCPDTTPPKPPKKEPDFPMQQTLRGVTFRSSSAEMTFDSYQWLDMIVKAMREYPELEIEVRGYTDSMGKYASLMQLSQMRAEAVRQYLLSQGIGPGRVRAVGYGAGSPIADNRSAAGRALNRRIEIVRVK; encoded by the coding sequence ATGGATCTGGCTCGGGGAACACGGGCGGCTCTGCTCTGCGTCTGCATCGTCGCCGGCGCGGTGCTCGCGGAAGTCAACACGGGCGGCGAACTGGGCGTCGTACGGACCCAATCGGCAAAGACCCTCGGCAAGGGCAGGCTCGACGCCGGCGTGGGCGTGGAGTTCCAGCAGTCTTCCGATTATGTAAAGGGCCCGACCTGGGACCTTGGCGTGATCCGGCCCGACGACTCTTCCATCGCAAACGTGATCCATGACCCCGCCAAGCTCATCTCCGCCGATTTCTTTCTTGCCGTGGGCATCCTTGATTTCTGGGACCTCGCGCTGTCTTTGCCCGTGTACTACGACTGGAGCGGCTTTGCGCCCGCCAATCCCTCCGATGCCGGTCTCGGCGACCTCGAAATCTCCGCGAAATTCATGCTGCCGCCGGTCGCATTTGACAAGGTATTTTATTCCGCCGTTCTTCTTTCGGTCACGGCACCCACGGGCATGAAGGGCAACGGGCTTTTTCCGCGCCATTTGTATTATTTCCCGGACACCGCGGTGAACCCGGCCAAGAACCTGTATTCCCTGGAATACGCAACCGTCAAGCCCATGCTGCTGTTCACGTTCGACCTGGCGAAGGTCGCGCCGGTGCAGATCCACCTGAACATGGGCGGCGTCCTTACCGAGGTGAACAGGCAGAACACCGTCATCGGCGCTCTGGCGCTCGAATACGCCCCGAAGGAGTTCATCACGCTTTTCGCCGAATTGTGGGCAGAGTCGCGCTGGACCAACCTGTCGTCGAATTACGACATCCGCAAGGACCCCGTATGGGTAACGCCGGGATTGAAAATCTCCGCGCCGAACGGGATGTATTTCTATCTCGCCGGGGATATCAGCCTTTCGTCGAAACAGGACAGCTACCGGAGCAACTGGGACAAAAAGGGGTATACGTATTCCACCGGCATTCAGCCCGATTACGGCGTGCAGTTTTCGATCGGATGGAACGGGTTCCTCGTGACGCAGGACCGCGACCATGACGGCGTTCCGGACAACGTTGACCGGTGCCCGGACGATTCCGGGCCCGCCAGCAATTACGGCTGCCCCGACCCCGACCAGGACAAGGACGGCATCTGCGATCCGTGGGTGGCCGAGAAGCACAAGGAATCCAAATACGCCGCGGTCTGCAAGGGGAGCGACAAATGCCCCGACAAACCGGAGGACATCGACGGATTCCAGGATGACGACGGCTGCCCCGACCCGGACAACGACGGCGACGGCATCCCTGATGTAAAGGACCAGTGCCCGAACCAGCCCGAGGATTTCGACGGGTTTGAAGACCTGGACGGGTGCCCCGATTACGACAACGACCGTGACGGCATCCCGGACTCGGTTGACAAATGCCCTAACGATCCGGAAGACATCGACGGGTTCGAGGACAAAGACGGCTGCCCGGACCTCGACAACGACCATGACGGCATCCCCGACCTCATGGACAAATGCCCCAACGAGCCGGGCCCGGCATCAAATAACGGTTGCCCCGATACCACGCCGCCCAAACCGCCGAAAAAGGAACCCGATTTTCCAATGCAGCAGACCTTGCGCGGGGTGACCTTCAGGAGCAGTTCGGCGGAAATGACCTTCGATTCGTACCAATGGCTCGACATGATTGTCAAGGCCATGAGGGAGTATCCCGAGCTCGAAATCGAGGTGCGCGGCTACACCGACAGCATGGGAAAATATGCGAGCCTCATGCAACTCTCCCAGATGCGCGCCGAGGCGGTGCGCCAGTACCTGCTGAGCCAGGGCATCGGGCCGGGCCGCGTGCGCGCCGTGGGCTACGGTGCGGGAAGTCCCATCGCGGACAACAGGTCGGCGGCGGGGAGGGCGCTCAACCGCAGGATCGAGATCGTGCGGGTGAAGTGA
- a CDS encoding S8 family serine peptidase: MNKDQCVRVLMKQRESLHSGRRRLSIRPVITFFLVAFFYFSSSAVPLRKSLAVLAAKDTVCKVWVIFTDKNTPAGRVSPRALARRARMRGAGAAAADMPVSRAYIAAVERAGGRCANIFKWANAASFVVPSSRLPELAKLPSVRELVPVRSFANQAPLKNAKGLEKKSAQGPDPVYGQSAGQLSMLVVPAAQRYLSAKEAAPPGTGLVIGLFDSGFRTRHRCFSYFNDHNLLLADSDFIDHDNTVADPDSVANDMANPYWHNDEHGSMTLSLIAGYDPGNFMGVAYNARFVLARTEDSPVERHYEEDNWAAAMVWAESLGVDIVSSSLGYNTGFTPPDTDYTFQDMDGKTTIISKAARQAIAFGMIVVNSMGNEDPFLAAPADVDGVVSVGAVDSSLKIADFSDRGPTADGRIKPDCVAQGVDVTVPSIYDPSISYTQGSGTSFAAPVVAGVCGLVLQKNGGDSAAAIRNRLYTSCFFAPGQTSIDNSYGRGVPDAFLACLPYNQTYVTVADSFGHCVAGATVTAAGYPAGTSDSAGYAVVTLGGAFPETLLVGNGAYFPTQVVIAARHSREKVILAARYVCSVTMRDTLGRPVAGNIFWKPQGTATFTVAQTDSAGHVLLTAVPSSVITLYGVARGYRASTPADVTLGERITNEIAVTVLPRPASQFVLVPNVLDIMRKGQQLSLEFTSLPDDPRSYSQVLVMAIRSADGTLVWQRTEVVAAQAGVVHRNFWPDRGTAVAPGVYFFIVKYGGKSYKQKFLVIG, encoded by the coding sequence ATGAATAAGGACCAATGCGTCAGAGTGTTGATGAAACAGCGTGAGTCACTTCATTCAGGACGCCGTCGTCTCTCCATTCGTCCTGTCATCACATTTTTCCTGGTCGCATTTTTTTATTTTTCCTCCTCCGCCGTTCCACTCCGTAAATCCCTCGCCGTTCTTGCCGCCAAGGACACCGTGTGCAAGGTGTGGGTCATATTTACGGACAAGAACACGCCGGCGGGCAGGGTCTCGCCGCGCGCCCTCGCGCGGCGGGCACGAATGCGTGGGGCGGGCGCCGCGGCCGCCGACATGCCTGTTTCACGGGCGTATATCGCCGCCGTCGAGCGCGCGGGCGGCAGGTGCGCCAACATTTTCAAATGGGCGAACGCGGCGAGCTTTGTTGTCCCTTCGTCAAGGCTCCCTGAGCTCGCAAAACTGCCGTCCGTCCGTGAGCTCGTCCCCGTGCGGTCATTTGCAAACCAGGCGCCGTTGAAAAATGCCAAGGGCCTGGAAAAAAAATCTGCCCAGGGTCCCGACCCGGTCTATGGCCAGAGCGCGGGCCAGCTTTCGATGCTCGTGGTGCCGGCAGCGCAGCGCTACCTCTCGGCGAAGGAAGCCGCGCCGCCGGGCACCGGCCTCGTCATCGGCCTTTTCGATTCCGGGTTCCGCACCAGGCACCGGTGCTTTTCGTATTTCAACGACCACAACCTGCTTCTGGCGGACAGCGATTTCATCGACCACGACAACACCGTTGCCGATCCGGATTCCGTGGCAAACGACATGGCGAATCCGTACTGGCACAACGACGAGCACGGCTCCATGACGCTCTCACTCATCGCCGGGTATGACCCGGGAAATTTCATGGGCGTCGCGTACAACGCGCGCTTTGTGCTCGCGCGCACCGAGGATTCTCCCGTGGAACGGCATTACGAGGAGGACAACTGGGCCGCGGCCATGGTCTGGGCCGAGAGCTTGGGCGTTGACATCGTGAGCAGCTCGCTGGGGTACAATACCGGCTTCACGCCGCCCGACACCGATTACACCTTTCAGGACATGGACGGCAAAACCACCATCATATCGAAAGCCGCGCGCCAGGCAATCGCGTTCGGCATGATCGTGGTTAATTCCATGGGGAACGAAGATCCCTTCCTGGCCGCGCCCGCGGACGTGGACGGCGTGGTGTCGGTGGGCGCCGTGGATTCCAGTTTGAAAATCGCCGATTTCTCGGACAGAGGCCCCACCGCCGACGGACGGATCAAGCCCGATTGCGTGGCCCAGGGCGTAGATGTCACCGTGCCCTCGATATACGATCCGTCAATCAGCTACACGCAGGGCTCCGGGACATCGTTCGCCGCGCCGGTGGTTGCCGGCGTGTGCGGGCTGGTGCTTCAGAAGAACGGGGGCGATTCCGCGGCCGCGATCCGCAACCGGTTGTACACGTCCTGTTTTTTCGCTCCCGGCCAGACCTCGATTGACAACAGCTACGGCCGCGGCGTGCCCGACGCGTTTCTCGCTTGTCTACCATACAATCAAACCTATGTCACGGTGGCGGACTCGTTCGGCCACTGCGTTGCCGGCGCAACGGTCACGGCCGCGGGGTATCCCGCCGGCACGAGCGACAGCGCCGGTTACGCGGTGGTCACGTTGGGCGGGGCGTTTCCCGAAACCCTTTTGGTGGGGAACGGCGCTTATTTTCCGACGCAGGTGGTGATCGCGGCAAGGCATTCGCGCGAAAAAGTCATTCTGGCGGCCCGGTATGTCTGTTCGGTGACGATGCGTGATACGCTGGGCAGGCCGGTGGCGGGAAACATTTTCTGGAAACCGCAGGGCACGGCAACTTTTACCGTTGCGCAAACCGATTCGGCCGGGCACGTTCTGCTTACCGCCGTGCCGTCGTCGGTGATAACCCTGTACGGCGTCGCGCGCGGCTACCGTGCGTCAACGCCCGCCGATGTCACGCTCGGCGAAAGGATCACGAACGAGATTGCGGTCACGGTGCTGCCGCGGCCCGCGTCGCAGTTCGTCCTGGTGCCCAACGTGCTTGACATAATGAGAAAAGGCCAGCAGCTCAGCCTCGAATTCACCTCGCTGCCCGACGACCCGCGCAGCTATTCCCAGGTGCTGGTGATGGCCATCCGCTCCGCCGACGGGACGCTCGTGTGGCAGCGCACCGAGGTGGTGGCCGCGCAGGCCGGCGTGGTGCACCGCAATTTCTGGCCCGACCGCGGAACGGCCGTCGCGCCCGGCGTCTACTTCTTTATTGTAAAGTACGGGGGAAAGTCCTACAAGCAGAAGTTCCTGGTCATTGGATGA